From one Phytohabitans houttuyneae genomic stretch:
- a CDS encoding Uma2 family endonuclease produces MTMVDPRPRLRVDLPVYDLTLDDVAELAAADEHGHRYELVEGNLLIMAPADVDHMRVITQLLVWFVANGYAQDLVLPTPGLRIKGRSSGRNPDLMVLRHSVAGNTVWIEPEDALLVVEVVSPSTRSEDRLRKPAEYAGAGVPHFWRVERDNGPATVHMFALGLDERGERTYIGHEAALLDRLVEGPPPTLA; encoded by the coding sequence ATGACCATGGTCGACCCCAGGCCGCGCCTGCGTGTGGACCTACCCGTCTACGACCTGACGCTCGACGACGTGGCGGAGTTGGCCGCCGCGGACGAGCACGGACATCGCTACGAGCTGGTTGAGGGTAACCTCCTCATCATGGCGCCGGCCGACGTCGACCACATGCGCGTCATCACACAGCTACTGGTTTGGTTTGTTGCCAATGGCTACGCCCAGGATCTCGTGCTTCCGACGCCCGGCCTGCGCATCAAAGGACGGTCGTCCGGCCGTAACCCCGATCTGATGGTGCTGCGTCACTCTGTCGCCGGAAACACTGTGTGGATCGAGCCGGAGGACGCGCTCCTGGTTGTCGAGGTCGTCTCGCCCAGCACCCGGAGCGAAGATCGGCTGCGTAAGCCCGCGGAATACGCCGGTGCCGGGGTCCCGCACTTCTGGCGCGTCGAGCGCGACAACGGGCCGGCGACGGTTCACATGTTCGCGCTCGGGCTCGACGAGCGCGGCGAGCGGACCTACATCGGTCACGAGGCCGCGCTGCTCGACCGTCTTGTCGAGGGGCCACCACCCACCCTCGCGTAA